The Chitinophagaceae bacterium genome window below encodes:
- a CDS encoding carboxypeptidase regulatory-like domain-containing protein, with product MNTTYSVKGILQTAGHRPVENAIVMITEGDYEFPDIASVSNEKGEFYLSNIHLPGNYTLQINSEDTSFKRKFFITAKDTVLQVTM from the coding sequence ATGAATACAACATACTCAGTAAAAGGAATTTTACAAACAGCCGGTCACCGTCCTGTAGAAAATGCAATTGTGATGATCACTGAAGGCGATTATGAGTTTCCTGATATTGCTTCTGTTTCAAATGAGAAAGGGGAGTTCTATTTATCAAACATTCATCTGCCGGGGAATTATACATTGCAGATAAACAGTGAGGACACAAGTTTTAAACGAAAATTTTTTATAACAGCAAAGGATACAGTGTTGCAGGTAACAATGTAA
- a CDS encoding serine protease: MPRNENLREVIIGTDDRVRINTTTVFPWRAVCALRITAKDGTRWIGTGWLVSPRTVITAGHCVYMHDHGGWARNIEVIPGMNDASRPYGSGTSSNLRSVQGWTQSKNRDFDYGAIILPANSRLGDRTGYFGYAVRNDAFLLSSTLNLSGYPGDKGGNQQWYMARRPRSVSSRVIYYDIDTMGGQSGAPVWIKIGTTRYCVGIHTNGASSGNSATRIATPVFNNIMAWKALGM, from the coding sequence ATGCCCCGGAATGAAAACCTCAGAGAAGTAATTATTGGGACAGATGACAGAGTAAGAATCAATACAACTACTGTATTTCCCTGGCGGGCTGTATGCGCTTTACGCATTACTGCAAAGGACGGAACCAGGTGGATTGGCACAGGCTGGCTTGTTTCGCCACGTACTGTAATAACTGCAGGGCATTGTGTTTATATGCATGATCATGGTGGATGGGCAAGGAATATTGAAGTAATTCCGGGGATGAATGATGCATCCAGGCCATATGGTTCTGGTACCAGCAGTAATTTAAGAAGTGTACAGGGATGGACACAAAGCAAAAACAGGGACTTTGATTATGGCGCTATCATCTTACCTGCCAACAGCAGGCTTGGTGACAGGACAGGTTATTTTGGATATGCAGTACGCAATGATGCATTTTTATTATCATCAACCTTAAACCTTAGCGGATATCCCGGCGATAAAGGTGGTAACCAGCAATGGTATATGGCAAGAAGACCAAGATCAGTATCATCAAGAGTTATTTATTATGATATTGATACAATGGGCGGACAAAGCGGTGCTCCTGTCTGGATTAAGATCGGAACAACCCGTTACTGTGTTGGCATCCATACCAATGGAGCATCAAGCGGTAACTCTGCTACACGTATTGCCACACCTGTATTCAACAATATCATGGCATGGAAAGCACTTGGTATGTAA
- a CDS encoding type II toxin-antitoxin system RelE/ParE family toxin: protein MAFKIIWSESAIEDYSKVISYLLESFPLFVAENFIQITESRIFNLAAFPEMGKLSRKINGARSIVLTKHNKLYYSISNDTIEILNILIPVKTRRRILTNKNRSPLHCYLQHCILCCYKKFSFKTCVLTVYLQCIIPRQMNV, encoded by the coding sequence ATGGCTTTCAAAATAATTTGGTCTGAATCAGCAATCGAAGATTATAGTAAAGTCATTAGTTATTTACTGGAAAGTTTTCCTCTTTTCGTTGCTGAGAATTTTATTCAGATTACAGAATCCAGAATATTTAATTTAGCTGCATTTCCGGAAATGGGTAAGCTATCCAGAAAAATAAATGGTGCAAGAAGTATTGTTCTTACGAAACATAATAAGCTTTACTATAGTATATCAAATGATACAATTGAAATCCTGAACATTTTGATACCCGTCAAAACCCGGAGAAGAATTCTTACGAATAAAAATCGTTCGCCTTTACATTGTTACCTGCAACACTGTATCCTTTGCTGTTATAAAAAATTTTCGTTTAAAACTTGTGTCCTCACTGTTTATCTGCAATGTATAATTCCCCGGCAGATGAATGTTTGA